From Lolium perenne isolate Kyuss_39 chromosome 5, Kyuss_2.0, whole genome shotgun sequence, a single genomic window includes:
- the LOC127304780 gene encoding septin and tuftelin-interacting protein 1 homolog 1-like has product MALPLLEPCQPTPLPGTLASTSPAVARMLRRWNFKEGSGLGPRGKGIVAPVQAVLQQNQHTGIGYSQKAAYENGLPDKPPVVQEEWRRRCEDLCRVLALEVECCEKTIAMLRDMMEEDDSSVEAADALAAIMESKKVFKEERTPGMWKATLPSSTRKYIVEKVIKPAMAAEAQEWKPSWDPDCHHWLRPWIPLIGHLPEDLYDTVESKILSRADECDYHDVVSPWKDYMHPTQWNTFTRRHILPMLTRLVRELMLTPPKQIDPSLQTAMLWAPLVPVPDVVSILEEELFFDRYEDSLRHWMQSGGKPPLSEAVAWCTGWKNFFTPELLAQERVLARLDAVMALVDGEAYLGVGSQKSAQALLVDCMHRLVQVAL; this is encoded by the coding sequence ATGGCGCTGCCGCTGCTGGAGCCATGTCAACCAACTCCTCTGCCAGGAACCCTCGCTTCCACCAGTCCGGCGGTGGCGCGGATGCTGCGTCGTTGGAACTTCAAGGAGGGCTCTGGTCTCGGTCCTCGGGGGAAAGGGATCGTCGCCCCCGTGCAGGCCGTACTACAGCAGAACCAGCACACCGGCATAGGCTACAGCCAGAAAGCGGCGTACGAGAACGGCCTTCCGGACAAGCCGCCGGTGGTCCAAGAGGAGTGGCGCCGTCGCTGCGAGGATCTCTGCCGGGTCCTGGCGCTCGAAGTGGAGTGCTGCGAGAAGACCATCGCGATGCTGCGCGACATGATGGAAGAGGACGACAGCAGCGTGGAGGCGGCGGACGCGCTGGCGGCGATCATGGAGTCCAAGAAGGTGTTCAAGGAAGAGCGCACGCCAGGGATGTGGAAAGCCACGTTGCCTTCTTCCACGAGGAAGTACATCGTCGAGAAGGTGATCAAGCCGGCGATGGCCGCGGAGGCGCAGGAGTGGAAGCCATCGTGGGACCCGGACTGCCACCACTGGCTGCGGCCGTGGATCCCCCTGATCGGCCACTTGCCGGAAGATCTCTACGACACCGTCGAGAGCAAGATCCTCTCCCGCGCCGACGAGTGCGACTACCACGACGTCGTGTCCCCATGGAAAGATTACATGCATCCGACGCAGTGGAACACCTTCACCCGGCGCCACATCCTGCCGATGCTCACCCGTCTTGTGCGGGAGCTGATGTTGACGCCGCCGAAGCAGATCGACCCCTCCTTGCAAACGGCGATGCTATGGGCGCCTCTCGTGCCTGTGCCGGACGTGGTCTCGATCCTTGAAGAGGAGCTGTTCTTCGACAGATACGAAGACTCGCTGCGCCACTGGATGCAGTCCGGCGGCAAGCCGCCCCTCTCGGAGGCCGTCGCGTGGTGCACGGGCTGGAAGAACTTCTTCACGCCGGAGCTGCTCGCCCAAGAACGCGTGCTCGCGCGTCTGGATGCCGTCATGGCCTTGGTCGATGGTGAAGCGTACCTAGGAGTAGGATCGCAGAAGTCTGCGCAGGCTTTGTTGGTAGACTGCATGCATCGCCTAGTACAAGTTGCCTTGTAA